TAGTTGCACCTATGAAAGCTCAGTTAACCGATGCCGGTTTTACAGAACTTCTTACGGCTGCTGACGTAGATAATTTCATGGAAAACCAAAAAGGTACGGCCGTAATAGTAATAAACTCTGTTTGTGGTTGTGCTGCTGGAACTTGTCGTCCGGGTGTATTGGCTTCTTTAGCAAATGCTACCATCAAACCAGACCAATTGGTTACTGTTTTTGCGGGTGTTGACACTGAAGCTACACAGCGTATGCGTGAGCATATTCCAATGCCTCCATCGTCTCCATCAATAGCTTTATATAAAAACGGAGAGTTGGCTCATTTTGTAGAAAGACATCACATTGAAGGTCGTTCGGCAGAGATGATTGCTCAGCACTTAGGAATGGTTTATGATGAACTTTGTGCTACGGAAGCATAAGTTTCTAAGAATAGCTTAATTCAACATTTAAGAGGTCGTCTCATTCAGAGACGGCCTCTTTTTTTGTAAAAAGGATTCAAAAATGGTCTATTAAACTCATTCGTATATCTAATAATGGAACTTAGCCCAAATACCCTCCAAACCCTACTTTTAGCTCTCTAATGGCATAGATTTTGAACTCTAAATGCTAAACGAAGAATGTGTTATGACAATCTTGGTTGTCAGAAAAATATTTTAATGGCTGTTTAAAAGTTTAATACAGTAGTTAAAGGAGCTAATTATGTCAGAAAGAAAAATCAAATATCAATTAAGTATTGAGAAAATACTTAGGGGACTCCCTTCTAAAATTGGATGTAAGGCTGTCTTATTATGCTCCCGTCTTACGGGCTACAGAGATTGTCAAACTTTTGATAGTAAGGTTGACCAAAAGCTTATTAGAAAACTTAATATTCCTGCTTTACAAGCTTTTATTGAAACTCAAGAAAAGAAGCCTAGTTTCTCTACTATAAAAAATAGAGT
This sequence is a window from Arcticibacterium luteifluviistationis. Protein-coding genes within it:
- a CDS encoding BrxA/BrxB family bacilliredoxin; its protein translation is MYPPHLVAPMKAQLTDAGFTELLTAADVDNFMENQKGTAVIVINSVCGCAAGTCRPGVLASLANATIKPDQLVTVFAGVDTEATQRMREHIPMPPSSPSIALYKNGELAHFVERHHIEGRSAEMIAQHLGMVYDELCATEA